Genomic DNA from Oscillospiraceae bacterium:
CTTGATTGCTCTGCCGATGTTTCCGTTGAATGCTTTTACGGTTTCTTCGGCTTGCTCAAGTTCGCAGTTTGCGGCTTTTGCGACAATCGGAGCTGCTGTTTTCGCATCGACCGGTGCAAGCAGAAATTCGGTCAGGCGGGAACGGATGGTGGGCAGCAGTTTGGTGCGCGACGGCGAGGTCAGAATGAACAGCGTTCGCTGGGGCGGATCCTCAAGCGCCTTTAACAAAGCATTTGAGACCTCGGGACTGACGTCCCAGGCGTTTTCGAAAATATAGACCTTGGTGTCTGCCTCGTTCGGGATCAGATAGAGTTCGTATTTGAATTCGGCGATGTCCTTTTTCTTAAAGCCGCCGTCTCCGTTAAAAACGCGAACGTCCGGGTGTGACCCGGACTGCGCTTTTTTGCATCCCCCGCAGACACCGCAGGGTTTGTTCTGACTTTTACAGCAGGCGGCTTCGGCCAACAGACGGGCCAGTGCGGATTTACCGGTTCCGCTTTCGCCGGCAAGCAAAACAGCGTGCGGCATTCTGCCCGAGGCGATCAGATGTTCGAGTCGGGTGACGACCGCGTTGTTACCGGCAAAATAATCGGAAAGCATTACATTTTTTCGAAGCGTTCGATATTGAGCACAAAGACGGTTGCGCCGCCGATGGAGACCTCGATCGGGGCCGAACCGGTGTTCATCGGAGCGCCGGAATAGACAGTCGTGGGCATGGAGCTGGGCAGAACGGTCTTACGGCGTTTGCTGTATTTTCCGATGATGGAAATGATTTTATCGACGTCGGCATTGTCTGCGCCGATCAGGAAGGTGGTATTGCCGGCTTTTAAAAAACCGCCGGTGGAGGATAATTTCGTGGTGAAATAGCCCTCGGAGGTCAGCGCCGCCTGGACAGCGGAACTGTCGTCGTTGGAAACGATACAGAGCAACAGCTTCATGGAGTTTCTCCTTTCAGATATGGGATATGCGTTCCTTATCAGAAACTGCCGCGGCAATTTTACGGTTTTCTGTATGCAAATGACCGCGCAGGATAGGTTACATTATTATTTTAGCACATTTACCGTTGTTTTTCCATAGGTTTTTAAAATTTTGGCTGTTTTGCCCCCGATTACCTCTCCGCAGCATAAAATCGTGCGGCAGGGCGGGCAGATGCAGACGCTTTCGGCGGCAATTTTGCCCATTGCGTTATCAACAGGGACGGAGATTGCCGGGGCAAAGTATGCTTCTCGCGGCATGCGTTTGATTTTCGGTAAATCGGGTGGAGAAAAACTCGACTTTTTCGGGCGCAGGGTACGGCAGACGGCATTCAACCGTTCGAAATCGATCTCGCGGTTATAAGGCGAACACAGCAAAACGGCGCAGGCCTCGTCGGCATATTCGGGAGAAATGCCGGCTTCGTCTAGGGCTTCGGCGGCGTTTTCGCAGGATAAAACCAGACGGGTCGGGTCGTCGTTTTTCAAGAACAGGGCGGGAAACTGGGCGCGGAAGGTGTTGCAGAGCGTAGCAAGTGCCTGCCAGCGGTCGCGGTCGGCCTCAAGTGAGGCAACAGCGTTTTCGGCGGAAAGGGCGATTAAATAAGACGGGCTGGTGCTGCCGAACAGACGCATGGCTTCGCGGACTTTGCCGGTCATGCCTGCGTACGAGAGCAAAACGGCTGCGGCTCCGGTCAATGCGGGCAGGGTCTTATGCAGGCCGACCACGCAGGCATCCGCACCCTGTGCGATCGCGGAAGGCAGGCCAAGCGCAGGAAAATGCGCGCCGTGCGCCGAATCGACCAACAGCGGGATATGCTTTTTATGGCAGGCCGAAGCAAGTTTTTTATAATTTAAAAGATTGCCGAAATAATCGGGCGAGGTCAGAAAGACCCCGTCGGCCTGACGGAGTTTTGAGAGCGCATCGCCGGGATCGGCCGCCCAGATCGGGACAAGCCCGAGCAGAACGAGCGCGTTGATGAGTGCCCGATGGCTGTCGCGCAGCAAAAGAATCTTGTCTCCGGCTTTAAAATATGCAGCACAGAGCGCTTGTATGCCCAACGTGCTGCCGCCCGCCGAATAGAGCAATGCGGGTACGCCGTAGACAGCCGCCGCTTGTTTCATCGAGTCGGCGAAAAAGCCGCTTTCTTCGTAGAGGTCGCCGGTGCGGGCGGTCTCGGTCAGGTCGAATTTAGCATCGGCAACAATCTGGCCTTTGTGGCCGGGCATGCAGAAACGCGCGAAATCCGCGCCGAGGTGTTTGAAAAGCGCATCGTAAATCGGTTTGTTCATAACTTTTCAATCGCCTCGTTGGGCAGAAAGCCCATGTCTCCGGCGGCGTTCTTGACATAGGTGTAGCCGCTCATGCCGTCTTTGGCGATGCCGACGATGTCGCCCTTTTTGGCGGACAGGAAAGCCGAGAGTTCGCCCCAATAGAGGTCGCCGTCGAGCATCTCGTTTTTGGCCAGCCCCTCTTCTCCGGTGTTGACGCAGCGCACCCGCAGAAAATCGCCCGCATCCTCTAATACTTCGACTTCGGTGTTGTCGAGCTGCTTGCGGTGGCGGTCGGCGGTGATTTTAATGCAGCCGCTCATATCGCCGGAAACGTCCTTGGTCACGCGGGCTTTGGGCAGGGCATCGGCGGTGATGAAATCGATTTTGTCGGTGATGATCAGCATGTTCAGCTGGCGGGCATAGGTGATCGTGCCGCCGTCGATAAAAATCACATCGTTTTCGCAGTCGAAAAACGGATTGAAATTCGGGCCGGGATTGAGGTAATAGGTCGGGATATGGCCGCAGATCACGGTTTTGCCGGTGTGGTTTTTACGCGAGAGATAGAAATTGTAATTTGCGACAAAGTCCGCATCCGGAACTGCGGGTGAGTCGTCGAGTGTACCGCTCTCCGGCAGGCCGGCATGAGAAAAAACGTACTGTTCGGTTTCGATGCAGCAGGGCAGGTTTTTATAAAAAGAAATTTCCTCTTTGTATTTATTTATAAATAATATACGGAAAGTATCGTCGATTTGCGCTGAACCGAGCTTTTTCGCCGCCTGAGAGAGGGTGTTGTCGGGGCGGAAAACGGTGTAGTCGAGCGCTTTTTGCAGGTCGCCCTCGAAAAGACGCCACAGCCACCAATCGACATTGCCGAGGGTCACATAGACGCGAGGGTTTTTGGAGAGGGTATAGACGTATTCCATCGCGCCGATGTTATCGGGGCCTTTTTCGAGTGTGTCGCCCAAAATGAATAAAAAGTCCTCGCCCGAGCGGTATTCGGCCTTTTTTAACAGGGTTTTCAGCAGGTCGGGATAGCCATGGACATCGGAAGTGACCAAAACACGGCTGCCGTCGGGGATATCGACGCGGAGGATTCTACTCATAGCGGATCTCTTTGGCGCCGCAGAAGACCGGATTAAAATCAAACTCAATTAGGTCTCCGGCTTTTAAGTCGGAATTTACGACTGAAACGGCAAGGTTGGTCAGACCGACCCGTCCGACGACCGGAAGTTTTTGACCGTTGAAAGTGCCGCACAGGCGGTTTTGGGTCAGGTCGCGCTTGATATAACGCAGGCGGTCGGAAAAACGGAAGCCGTCGTGTTCGCGGGTCAAAAACACGCCGTCGGCGTGGCCGCAGTCGATAATGGCGATGGTCATATCGCGCTTTGCCTTGAAAATGCTGCCGTAACCGATGGTTTCGCCTTTTCTGAGCGTGCGCAGGCACAGCACCTCGCCGTAAAGCCTTCCGACTTTCTCCAATCCGGCCGCAGAAGAGCCCGCGCTCCGGCCGAGCAGTGCGGAACCGCAGCGCACCGCGTCAAGGCGGCTCTCGGGCAGCAGCAGCGCCGCCGCGGAATTGGCCGCATGCAATATACCGGGATTCAAACCGAGATTGCGCATTTCCTGAACGGTTTCGTTAAAACGTTCGAGTTGAATCAGGGTGGCCTTGTCGCCCTTTTTGCCGCCGAAACAGTTGGCAAAATGGGTAAATGCAGATACGATATGTATATTGCTGATCGATTTATACAGTTCGGCAAATTCGGATAATTCATCTTTTCGCAGGCCGAAGCGTCCCATGCCGGTGTCGATTGCGACATTGACCGCAAGTTCGCCTTCGCGCAGAGCGGCGCAGAGTTTTAGACCCTCAACGCTGCCGACGGTCGCGATGATGTTTTCGGCGAGGATGGCTTTGACCGTGTCGGGTTTTTCATAGACCGAGCAGAGGAGGATTTGGGCCTCGGGCAGCATTTGGCGGATGGCGGAAGCGTCTTCATAACGGGCGGTGCAGAAGGTGTCCGCGCCGTGTTCGGCCAGCGTACGCACGACAAAGTCCAACCCCAAGCCGTAACCGTCCGCCTTGATGAACGGAAAGACCTTGGCCGGAGCAATGAGAGCGGTCAATTTTTCGAAATTTTGTGCCAGTGCGGAAGCTTTGGCTGTGATGATGGCCATAACGTTTCCTTTCGGTAGGGAGCGACGACCTCGGCGCTCCGTGTGGGAGAAGTGAAATTGTGTAGGGGCGCACCTGCGTGTGCGCCCGTGGTTCATATAAAACGGCATTGAATGTCATGCAGGGGATGGTTGTCCGCGTGAAACGGGCGCACACATAGGTGCGCCCCTACGTGTGTTATCGCCGAATTTTTTTCAGAAATTCGAGGCCGTTGTTGACCAGCTTTTCGACGGCGGGGTTGGTGACGAGGTTGAATTCACCGCAGAACTCGGTCAGTTCGCCGCCGAAGCCCTTTTTGAAGCGGTAGAGTCCGTAGAGGGGATTTTCGGGGGTCAGATCGCCCGAGACGCCGCGAAAATCGTAAATCTCACAGCCGCTCTGGATCGCCCAGCGGATCATCTCCCACTGGAGCAGATAATTCGGCATGGCGTTGCGGTATTCGTTATCCGACGCGCCGTAGAGGTACCAAGTTTTATTGCCGTATTGGATCGGGATGGTCGCCGCGATCATCTTGCCGTCGAGCTCGGCGACATATAAGCGGGCGTTTTCACCCATCGCGGTCAGTAAGCCCTCAAAGTAGCTTTTGGGGCGTGTGGGAAAACCGTCGCGCTCGCCGGTGATTTTCATGATGCGCGCAAACTCGGTGAGGTCGGGCAGGCCGCCGACGCGCACGGTAACGCCGTTTTTCTCGGCGACACGGATATTATAACGGGTCTTGGCGGCAAAAGCGGCGAAAATCTCGTCTTCGGTTTTGCCCTTGATGTCGAGCCGGAAGACGAAATTGGGCTGGACGGCGTCGAAATTCTTGCCGGCGACACGCGAAAATCCCGCGTCTTCGAGGGTTTTGATAAAACCGGAATTTTGCACCGGCACGTCGGGGTCGATTTTGATGATATATCCGTGGCACTTTTTGGCCAGTTCCTTGGATTTTTCGATTAACGCCTTGAGGGTCTCGGCGTCGTCGGGGTCGCAGACCGGGCCGCGCGGGGCGTACATCAAATGAAAAGGCAGCACGGGGGTCTTGCGCAGCAAAAATGAGATCGCACCCTTGATTTGGCCGTCTTCGCCGGTGACAGCAACGGTTTTGCGGGTCCAGTCATGCTTGACGGCGGCCCACTTTTCGCTTTGGCAAAAATGCCCCTTCGGGCTGGTCTTTATAAAATTTTCAATCTCTCTGTCGGTCAAAATATCACTCCATAACTTTATGGTAAAATTTTATCATATTGCCCGAGAATTTTCAAGTTGCGTAATAGCACTTCGCGGCCGCGCCAACCGTAAGCGCGTCCGGTCAGATCGTCCAAATCTTCGGCGCCGATACGGCCCTTTATGCCGCTTGTAAATTCGGGCAGATCGGTGAGCGCCGCGTTGTCGTTGAGCGGGCAAACAGTTTGGCAGACATCACAGCCCCAGACAAGACCGCCTTTGAGGATGAGTTCAGATTCTTCTTCTGCCAGTTCGCCTTTTTTCTGGGTGATGCGGGACAGGCAGTCGCCTTTTCCGGACAATGCGCCCGTCGGGCAGGCGTCGATGCAGCGCCCACAATCGGGACAAAAAGAGACGGGTTTTTCGCAGGGATCGAGTTTGAGATCGGTCAAAATCGCACCGATAAAGACATAGGAACCGTACTTCGGCGTAATCAGCAGGCGGTTTTTGCCGAGAACACCGAGGTTGCAGCGCAATGCCGCCGCGACTTCGGAAATGACCGCCGAATCGACAAATGGCAGAAAATGATGATTCGGGTATGCGGCTAAAAGCGCGTCGCAGGCGGTTTTCAAGCGTGCACCGATCACCTCGTGATAATCCGGTACACGGGCATACAGGCACAGATTTTCATTGCCGGAAGAGGGTGTCCGATAGGGAAACGCCGCCGTGATCACCGAGGCGGGCGTGAAGCCGAACGGGGTTTTGGGCGGGCTGCGGAAAACCGCCGGTTCGGCGGCGCAGAATCCGAAATTGGAGACACCGGAAGATATTAATATATTTTCAACGGTATTATACATGCGTCAACCTTCCCTGATGTATTAAAAACATTATACTGCATGGAATTTTTTTTGGCAATTATGAAAAATTGTTCAAGGGAATGTTGACATCGGGGCGCAAATTGTGTATAATGACGGGGCGCTTTGAAAGCGTTCGTTTTGTAAATGGTCGTTTTTACGGCTGAAACGCAAAACATCTTCCTGCAAACATCGGCATAGGGGCATAGCTCAGCAGGTAGAGCAGCGGTCTCCAAAACCGCGTGCCGAGGGTTCGATTCCTTCTGCCCCTGCCAGCGGCTCTGCCGCTTTTACGACACAGTGGTATGCCG
This window encodes:
- a CDS encoding cyclic-di-AMP receptor, whose product is MKLLLCIVSNDDSSAVQAALTSEGYFTTKLSSTGGFLKAGNTTFLIGADNADVDKIISIIGKYSKRRKTVLPSSMPTTVYSGAPMNTGSAPIEVSIGGATVFVLNIERFEKM
- a CDS encoding metallophosphoesterase translates to MSRILRVDIPDGSRVLVTSDVHGYPDLLKTLLKKAEYRSGEDFLFILGDTLEKGPDNIGAMEYVYTLSKNPRVYVTLGNVDWWLWRLFEGDLQKALDYTVFRPDNTLSQAAKKLGSAQIDDTFRILFINKYKEEISFYKNLPCCIETEQYVFSHAGLPESGTLDDSPAVPDADFVANYNFYLSRKNHTGKTVICGHIPTYYLNPGPNFNPFFDCENDVIFIDGGTITYARQLNMLIITDKIDFITADALPKARVTKDVSGDMSGCIKITADRHRKQLDNTEVEVLEDAGDFLRVRCVNTGEEGLAKNEMLDGDLYWGELSAFLSAKKGDIVGIAKDGMSGYTYVKNAAGDMGFLPNEAIEKL
- the alr gene encoding alanine racemase, which translates into the protein MAIITAKASALAQNFEKLTALIAPAKVFPFIKADGYGLGLDFVVRTLAEHGADTFCTARYEDASAIRQMLPEAQILLCSVYEKPDTVKAILAENIIATVGSVEGLKLCAALREGELAVNVAIDTGMGRFGLRKDELSEFAELYKSISNIHIVSAFTHFANCFGGKKGDKATLIQLERFNETVQEMRNLGLNPGILHAANSAAALLLPESRLDAVRCGSALLGRSAGSSAAGLEKVGRLYGEVLCLRTLRKGETIGYGSIFKAKRDMTIAIIDCGHADGVFLTREHDGFRFSDRLRYIKRDLTQNRLCGTFNGQKLPVVGRVGLTNLAVSVVNSDLKAGDLIEFDFNPVFCGAKEIRYE
- a CDS encoding peptidoglycan bridge formation glycyltransferase FemA/FemB family protein, with the translated sequence MTDREIENFIKTSPKGHFCQSEKWAAVKHDWTRKTVAVTGEDGQIKGAISFLLRKTPVLPFHLMYAPRGPVCDPDDAETLKALIEKSKELAKKCHGYIIKIDPDVPVQNSGFIKTLEDAGFSRVAGKNFDAVQPNFVFRLDIKGKTEDEIFAAFAAKTRYNIRVAEKNGVTVRVGGLPDLTEFARIMKITGERDGFPTRPKSYFEGLLTAMGENARLYVAELDGKMIAATIPIQYGNKTWYLYGASDNEYRNAMPNYLLQWEMIRWAIQSGCEIYDFRGVSGDLTPENPLYGLYRFKKGFGGELTEFCGEFNLVTNPAVEKLVNNGLEFLKKIRR
- a CDS encoding DUF1730 domain-containing protein — translated: MYNTVENILISSGVSNFGFCAAEPAVFRSPPKTPFGFTPASVITAAFPYRTPSSGNENLCLYARVPDYHEVIGARLKTACDALLAAYPNHHFLPFVDSAVISEVAAALRCNLGVLGKNRLLITPKYGSYVFIGAILTDLKLDPCEKPVSFCPDCGRCIDACPTGALSGKGDCLSRITQKKGELAEEESELILKGGLVWGCDVCQTVCPLNDNAALTDLPEFTSGIKGRIGAEDLDDLTGRAYGWRGREVLLRNLKILGQYDKILP